The Schistocerca serialis cubense isolate TAMUIC-IGC-003099 chromosome 10, iqSchSeri2.2, whole genome shotgun sequence genome includes a region encoding these proteins:
- the LOC126425180 gene encoding cuticle protein 6.4-like gives MMKIVVLALCLFAAVFAAEESAPKEKRGLAYATGLGYSAPLAYSSGLYGGYGYGYPGYAGYYGYGGLGYAAAPLGYGYHGYY, from the exons ATGATGAAGATCGTG GTCCTGGCCCTGTGCCTGTTCGCTGCCGTCTTCGCGGCTGAGGAGTCTGCCCCCAAGGAGAAGCGCGGCCTGGCCTACGCCACCGGCCTCGGCTACTCCGCCCCCCTGGCCTACTCTTCTGGACTCTACGGTGGATACGGATACGGGTACCCTGGATACGCTGGATACTATGGCTATGGCGGCCTGGGATATGCTGCTGCTCCTCTCGGCTACGGATACCATGGATACTACTGA